One Pseudoalteromonas espejiana DSM 9414 DNA window includes the following coding sequences:
- the trhA gene encoding PAQR family membrane homeostasis protein TrhA: MTIDAPYSRKEEKLNVISHALGIVFAVFVMWDLFKQASSAKAYISTAVYGASLFILFLSSTLYHASVQPKLRAFYKKCDHCAIYVLIAGTYTPFLLLSLNGAWSWGTLSFIWAVALGGVAYKILVKNGNKKVSLATYLLMGWFALAIVYPLYLNIDVNALYWLLAGGIFYSLGTLFYSAKSTQFSHAIWHLFVIAGCVCHYISISKYVY; this comes from the coding sequence ATGACAATAGACGCGCCTTATTCCCGTAAAGAAGAAAAACTCAATGTAATTAGCCACGCATTAGGTATTGTTTTTGCTGTATTTGTAATGTGGGATTTGTTTAAACAAGCAAGCAGTGCCAAAGCATATATAAGCACAGCTGTTTATGGGGCAAGCTTATTTATTTTGTTTTTATCATCCACTCTTTATCACGCAAGCGTACAACCTAAACTGCGTGCCTTTTATAAAAAGTGTGATCACTGCGCAATTTACGTATTAATAGCCGGTACTTATACCCCCTTTTTATTACTATCGCTAAATGGCGCTTGGTCTTGGGGTACGCTTAGCTTTATTTGGGCAGTCGCGCTTGGTGGCGTTGCTTATAAAATACTAGTTAAAAATGGTAACAAAAAAGTATCGTTAGCTACTTACCTACTCATGGGCTGGTTTGCCCTAGCTATTGTATACCCGCTTTATTTAAATATTGATGTAAACGCACTTTATTGGTTACTCGCCGGTGGCATTTTTTACAGCTTAGGTACTTTATTTTACAGCGCTAAAAGCACCCAATTTAGCCATGCTATTTGGCATTTGTTTGTGATTGCTGGGTGTGTTTGCCATTATATTTCCATTAGTAAATATGTTTATTAG
- a CDS encoding efflux RND transporter periplasmic adaptor subunit, translating into MKLFRLCILTTTLLTLMACSEPEKQVKEEPIRPVKLFNIGHDSQTNVRSFPAEVVANQGSYLAFRVNGELVEFPVLAGEEVKKGQLLAKLDPEDFQLQYDDRKARYELAKSQLGRIEQLLEKRIASQSEYDEALANMQVAESAFKIAETNLEYSELRAPFAGTVAKVFVKNFENIQAKQNILRLETRDLMDVEIQVPEKIIARIKKGTDYHPTVVFDGFAKKEYTLDLKEWDTQADPTTLTYQVVFSLPVPNDFNLLAGMTGRVFIDLSKVTSSQVAYTILPVESVFSEAKESVSDNAYVWLYNPETGVVNKQAVKVGQVHRDGIEVLSGIKEGQMVVSAGVHSLDEGMKVRPWNKERGL; encoded by the coding sequence ATGAAACTCTTTCGTCTATGTATACTTACTACGACTTTACTTACCTTAATGGCCTGTTCAGAGCCTGAAAAGCAAGTAAAAGAAGAGCCCATAAGGCCTGTTAAATTATTTAATATTGGACATGATTCGCAAACAAATGTACGCAGCTTTCCTGCTGAAGTAGTTGCAAACCAAGGCTCTTACTTGGCGTTTAGAGTAAATGGTGAGCTTGTTGAGTTTCCGGTTTTAGCAGGTGAAGAAGTTAAAAAAGGTCAGCTACTGGCAAAGCTTGACCCAGAAGACTTTCAATTACAATACGATGATAGAAAAGCCCGCTATGAGCTTGCTAAGTCGCAACTTGGTCGTATTGAGCAATTACTTGAAAAAAGAATCGCAAGCCAGTCTGAATACGATGAAGCATTAGCCAATATGCAGGTAGCTGAATCTGCCTTTAAAATTGCCGAAACAAACCTAGAATACAGCGAATTACGCGCACCATTTGCAGGCACTGTGGCTAAAGTGTTTGTTAAAAACTTTGAAAACATTCAAGCCAAGCAAAACATTTTACGCTTAGAAACACGCGACTTAATGGATGTAGAAATACAAGTTCCTGAAAAAATAATAGCGCGCATTAAAAAAGGGACCGATTACCACCCTACCGTTGTGTTTGATGGATTTGCAAAAAAAGAATACACCCTTGATTTAAAAGAGTGGGATACACAGGCCGATCCAACCACCCTGACCTACCAAGTTGTTTTTTCGCTGCCAGTACCTAATGACTTTAATTTACTTGCCGGTATGACAGGGCGTGTATTTATTGATTTATCTAAAGTTACTAGCTCGCAAGTAGCGTATACCATATTACCCGTTGAGTCGGTTTTTTCTGAAGCAAAAGAAAGCGTCTCTGATAACGCGTATGTGTGGTTATACAACCCAGAAACAGGTGTTGTTAATAAGCAGGCTGTAAAAGTAGGGCAAGTTCACCGTGATGGTATTGAAGTACTTAGCGGTATTAAAGAAGGCCAAATGGTTGTATCTGCCGGTGTGCACTCACTAGATGAAGGCATGAAAGTACGTCCATGGAATAAAGAGCGAGGCTTATAA
- a CDS encoding putative quinol monooxygenase has translation MFKNFGWIVEAKLNAGELENFKAVMNSQVNRALTEVGTKNYQYYLSDAGDVLVYERFADADSSHEHIENWDDHAERWIAAAAPTRMVHLGDLPDDVRQRHAALSPLWLKPFGGFAREEAQTSQVEKDGNTTFENFGWIVEAKLNPGKLEEFREVMNSQVERAKTEPGTLNYQYYMSDDGDIMVYERFKDLEASHIHIQNWDDHAERWIAAATPTRMVHLGDLPKELTDKHAALAPLLLKPLGGFAK, from the coding sequence ATGTTTAAGAATTTTGGATGGATAGTAGAAGCTAAACTTAACGCTGGTGAATTAGAAAACTTTAAAGCTGTTATGAACTCTCAAGTAAACCGCGCACTAACAGAAGTGGGCACAAAAAATTATCAGTACTACCTATCTGATGCAGGTGATGTACTTGTATATGAACGCTTTGCTGATGCAGACTCTTCACACGAACACATTGAAAACTGGGATGACCACGCAGAGCGTTGGATAGCAGCTGCAGCACCAACTCGCATGGTGCATTTAGGCGACTTACCTGATGATGTGCGCCAGCGCCATGCAGCACTAAGCCCATTATGGTTAAAACCTTTTGGTGGTTTTGCTCGCGAAGAAGCACAAACAAGCCAAGTTGAAAAAGACGGCAACACAACATTTGAAAACTTTGGCTGGATTGTAGAGGCTAAACTAAACCCAGGTAAACTAGAAGAATTTCGTGAAGTTATGAATTCACAAGTAGAGCGCGCTAAAACAGAGCCTGGCACACTAAACTACCAATATTATATGTCTGACGATGGCGACATTATGGTTTACGAGCGTTTTAAAGATTTAGAAGCATCGCACATTCATATTCAAAACTGGGACGATCACGCTGAGCGTTGGATTGCTGCAGCAACACCCACTCGCATGGTACATTTAGGTGATTTACCAAAAGAGCTGACAGATAAACACGCAGCACTAGCACCATTATTACTTAAACCATTAGGTGGTTTTGCTAAGTAA
- a CDS encoding MGMT family protein, which produces MNEDINKETLIYTIIANIPAGFVASYGQVATLAGYPQNSRLVGRLLKVMPNDSVIPWHRVVNSQGKISFPEGSDKYQEQRQKLLSEGVSFKNDKVNMRECRWE; this is translated from the coding sequence ATGAACGAGGATATTAATAAAGAAACCCTCATTTACACCATTATTGCAAATATACCTGCAGGTTTTGTGGCAAGTTACGGGCAAGTAGCAACGCTTGCAGGTTACCCGCAAAATTCACGTTTGGTAGGGCGCTTATTAAAGGTAATGCCAAACGACTCGGTGATACCTTGGCACAGGGTAGTAAACAGCCAAGGAAAAATATCGTTTCCTGAAGGCAGTGATAAATACCAAGAACAACGCCAAAAGCTATTATCAGAAGGTGTTAGTTTTAAAAATGATAAAGTGAATATGCGCGAGTGTAGATGGGAGTGA
- a CDS encoding efflux RND transporter permease subunit: MSFAQLSIEKKVISWMFALLLLIGGSVSYFDLGQLEDPEFTLKTAMVITMYPGASPQQVEEEVTFPIENAIQQLPYVDYVTSISSNGKSQISVEMKSTYRKEQLRQIWDEMRRKINDLSPSLPSGVYPSTILDDFGDVYGVLYSVTGDGYSYDELKDYTDYLKRELVLVKGVSKVTIAGEQQPQVMVEVSTRKLAQLGIAPSHIFGLLQSQNTVSNAGKIRVGDESIRFHPTGEFKDVSELETLLISKPGASELIYLGDVAKVFREYAEVPTNVIRYNSEQALLIGVSFMNGVNVVDVGKRIDEHLAELEYQRPHGIHVESVYNQPKEVEKSVDGFIVSLVEAIAIVIVVLLIFMGLKSGILIGGILLLTVLGTFIFMKLFAIDLQRISLGALIIALGMLVDNAIVVTEGILINLKRGQTKLKAAVNIVEQTKWPLLGATVIGITAFAPIGLSSDATGEFAGSLFWVLFISLLLSWITAITLTPFFANLMFKQDEFKKGKNAEGEEEDDDPYKGFIFTGYKALLDVSMHYRKTTLVLMVVLLCSAVVGFGAVKQSFFPASNTPMFYVDYWQQQGSDIRATLDGIKKLENYLQKEELVEEITSTTGQGAPRFMLTYAPQKSYSSYGQLIIRVKNREAVAVVMQKVREYSQSTPLSAELKIKPMEIGPSTDAKIEARFTGPDPVVLRKLAAKAEDVIAKDEGAYNIRDDWRARTKMIRPQFNEQKARRLGISKSDLDDVLLTSLSGKQVGVYRDGTQLLPIIARSPANERLNVESVHDLQIYSPVLGVFVPVTQVVDEFVVEWEDSLIMRRDRKRTITVMADQNVLGDETAAKLFARIRGPVEAIELPRGYKLEWGGEYESSSDAQAAIFGSLPLGYLAMFAVTILLFNSLKQPLVIWATVPLAIIGVSAGMLIMNAPFSFMALLGLLSLSGMLIKNGIVLVDQINLELRDGKSPYQAVFESGVSRVRPVAMAAITTILGMIPLLFDVFFQSMAVTIMFGLGFATILTLIVVPVLYTVVFKIDYEPRK; encoded by the coding sequence ATGAGCTTTGCGCAACTCTCCATAGAGAAAAAAGTAATTAGTTGGATGTTTGCACTGCTGCTGTTAATTGGCGGTAGTGTGTCGTATTTTGACTTAGGCCAATTAGAAGACCCAGAGTTTACGCTTAAAACAGCCATGGTTATTACCATGTACCCGGGTGCGTCGCCGCAGCAAGTAGAGGAAGAAGTCACCTTCCCTATTGAAAATGCGATTCAGCAGCTCCCATATGTTGATTACGTGACCTCTATTTCATCAAATGGTAAATCTCAAATTTCGGTAGAAATGAAAAGCACCTACCGAAAAGAGCAGCTGCGCCAAATTTGGGATGAAATGCGTCGTAAAATTAATGACCTTTCTCCTTCGCTGCCAAGCGGCGTTTACCCAAGCACTATTTTAGACGACTTTGGCGATGTATACGGCGTTTTATATTCGGTTACTGGCGATGGCTACTCTTACGATGAACTAAAAGACTACACCGATTACTTAAAGCGTGAACTAGTACTTGTTAAAGGTGTAAGTAAAGTGACTATTGCTGGTGAGCAACAACCACAAGTTATGGTTGAAGTATCTACACGTAAATTGGCTCAACTAGGTATAGCCCCAAGCCATATTTTTGGTTTGCTGCAATCACAAAATACGGTGTCTAACGCGGGCAAAATACGCGTTGGCGATGAGTCTATTCGCTTTCACCCAACCGGAGAATTTAAAGATGTAAGTGAGCTTGAAACCCTGCTTATTTCAAAACCTGGTGCAAGTGAGCTTATTTATTTAGGCGATGTAGCAAAAGTATTTAGAGAATACGCAGAAGTACCTACTAATGTTATTCGTTACAACTCAGAGCAAGCACTGTTAATTGGTGTGTCGTTTATGAACGGGGTTAACGTAGTTGATGTAGGTAAACGTATTGACGAGCACTTAGCAGAGCTTGAATACCAGCGCCCACACGGCATACATGTTGAATCGGTATATAACCAACCTAAAGAAGTAGAAAAGTCGGTAGATGGTTTTATTGTAAGCCTTGTAGAGGCTATTGCCATTGTAATTGTGGTACTGCTTATATTTATGGGTTTAAAAAGCGGTATTTTAATTGGCGGTATTTTGTTGCTGACCGTTTTAGGCACCTTTATATTTATGAAGCTGTTTGCCATAGACCTGCAACGTATTTCTTTGGGCGCACTTATTATTGCCCTAGGTATGCTGGTAGATAACGCCATAGTAGTAACCGAGGGCATATTAATAAATTTAAAACGTGGCCAAACTAAATTAAAAGCGGCAGTTAATATTGTTGAGCAAACTAAATGGCCACTACTAGGCGCGACAGTTATTGGTATTACTGCATTTGCTCCCATTGGATTAAGCTCTGATGCCACGGGTGAATTTGCTGGCAGCTTATTTTGGGTATTATTTATTTCGCTTTTATTAAGCTGGATCACCGCCATCACCCTTACGCCATTTTTTGCAAACTTAATGTTTAAACAAGACGAGTTTAAAAAAGGTAAAAATGCTGAGGGCGAAGAGGAAGACGACGACCCATACAAAGGCTTTATTTTTACAGGCTATAAAGCACTTTTAGATGTGTCTATGCATTATCGTAAAACAACACTTGTTCTTATGGTTGTATTACTTTGCTCTGCAGTAGTTGGCTTTGGCGCGGTTAAACAGTCGTTTTTCCCAGCCTCTAATACGCCGATGTTTTATGTAGATTACTGGCAGCAACAAGGCTCAGATATACGTGCAACGCTCGATGGCATTAAAAAGCTAGAAAACTACTTACAAAAAGAAGAGCTCGTTGAAGAAATAACAAGTACAACAGGTCAAGGTGCGCCGCGCTTTATGCTTACTTATGCCCCTCAAAAATCGTACTCTTCTTATGGACAGCTTATTATTAGAGTAAAAAACCGCGAGGCGGTTGCTGTAGTAATGCAAAAGGTGCGTGAATATTCGCAAAGTACGCCTCTTTCAGCCGAGCTTAAAATTAAGCCGATGGAAATTGGCCCATCTACCGATGCTAAAATTGAAGCTCGCTTTACAGGCCCAGACCCAGTAGTGCTTAGAAAACTTGCAGCTAAAGCAGAAGACGTTATAGCAAAGGATGAAGGGGCTTATAATATTCGTGATGACTGGCGTGCGCGTACTAAAATGATTCGCCCACAGTTTAACGAACAAAAAGCGCGCCGTTTAGGTATTAGTAAATCTGACCTTGATGATGTGCTGCTTACTAGCCTCTCTGGTAAACAAGTGGGCGTATACAGAGATGGTACGCAACTGTTGCCTATTATTGCCCGCTCCCCTGCTAATGAGCGTTTAAATGTAGAAAGCGTTCACGATTTACAAATTTACAGCCCAGTACTTGGCGTGTTTGTGCCAGTAACGCAAGTGGTTGACGAGTTTGTGGTTGAGTGGGAAGACAGCTTAATTATGCGCCGCGACCGTAAACGTACAATAACGGTAATGGCGGATCAAAACGTTTTAGGTGATGAAACCGCGGCTAAATTATTTGCCCGTATACGAGGGCCGGTAGAAGCGATAGAGCTTCCGCGTGGTTATAAATTAGAATGGGGCGGCGAATATGAATCGTCATCTGATGCGCAGGCCGCTATTTTTGGCTCGTTACCATTAGGCTATTTAGCTATGTTTGCGGTAACCATACTGTTATTTAACTCGCTTAAACAACCTTTAGTTATTTGGGCTACTGTGCCACTTGCTATTATTGGTGTAAGTGCGGGCATGTTAATAATGAATGCGCCATTTAGCTTTATGGCATTGCTTGGCTTATTAAGCTTAAGCGGCATGTTAATTAAAAACGGCATTGTGTTGGTCGATCAAATAAATCTTGAGCTCCGCGATGGTAAATCGCCTTATCAAGCTGTGTTTGAATCGGGTGTTAGCCGTGTGCGCCCTGTAGCAATGGCCGCAATAACCACTATTTTAGGTATGATCCCACTATTATTTGACGTGTTCTTCCAGTCAATGGCGGTAACTATAATGTTTGGTTTAGGCTTTGCCACCATACTAACGCTAATTGTGGTACCGGTACTTTACACCGTGGTATTTAAGATTGATTACGAACCAAGAAAGTAA
- a CDS encoding DUF418 domain-containing protein translates to MDFIRGIAVLCLVYMNGYAFGLGDYIYTPLAKPPFSDAVIQTLSSIFIDGRFRTLFSLLFGAGLFIQWQRYKATIPIKARLYWLIIFGLAHGFLLWAGDILFVYGVCGWWVLKYLDSNNNVLLQKGILFMLLTCIVNFLFLMNMPDESIYRDSKAFSDLYNPLYIDYFISNLGYNILAVIAVPFLAFFMFAGIMLIGMYLYKLEVFSKGLTSQQLFVCVSGALTFTSLRLLVPQENDGLSIAIQELVNAYAALFVAVLYIHLIAKLCNNRAHVGTLIQQAGRLAFTLYISQTLMQLLLYKVLFPHWALSFNRIDYWLVATALVVVQLLFTALYSRFYTQGPLEFIWRKLTQAKISA, encoded by the coding sequence ATGGATTTTATACGCGGTATTGCCGTGCTTTGCCTTGTTTATATGAACGGCTATGCATTTGGATTAGGGGACTATATCTATACACCACTAGCTAAGCCACCTTTTAGTGATGCCGTAATTCAAACCCTTAGTAGTATTTTTATTGATGGGCGCTTTAGAACCCTTTTCAGCCTTCTTTTTGGTGCTGGGCTATTTATACAATGGCAGCGCTACAAAGCAACTATCCCTATTAAAGCGAGGCTTTATTGGCTTATTATTTTTGGTTTAGCGCATGGGTTTTTACTTTGGGCTGGCGATATTTTATTTGTGTACGGCGTATGTGGTTGGTGGGTACTTAAATACCTCGATAGCAATAATAATGTGCTTTTACAAAAGGGCATTTTATTTATGTTACTAACCTGCATTGTAAACTTTTTGTTTTTAATGAACATGCCTGATGAGAGTATTTATCGAGATTCTAAAGCATTTTCAGATTTATATAACCCACTCTATATTGACTATTTTATCAGTAACTTAGGCTACAATATACTTGCAGTTATAGCGGTCCCATTTTTAGCTTTTTTTATGTTTGCGGGCATTATGCTAATTGGTATGTATTTATATAAGTTAGAGGTATTTAGCAAAGGACTTACTTCGCAGCAGTTATTTGTGTGCGTTAGTGGGGCGCTTACTTTTACAAGCTTAAGGTTATTAGTCCCTCAGGAAAATGATGGTTTAAGTATAGCGATTCAAGAATTAGTAAATGCATACGCAGCACTTTTTGTCGCTGTACTTTACATACACCTTATTGCTAAGTTGTGTAATAACCGTGCACATGTCGGTACGCTTATTCAACAAGCGGGTCGATTAGCATTTACCCTATATATAAGCCAAACCTTAATGCAATTACTGCTTTATAAAGTTTTATTCCCACACTGGGCATTAAGCTTTAACCGCATAGATTATTGGTTAGTGGCAACCGCTTTGGTCGTTGTGCAACTGTTATTCACAGCGCTTTATAGCCGTTTTTATACACAAGGGCCGCTTGAATTTATATGGCGCAAGCTCACTCAAGCAAAAATTAGTGCCTAA
- a CDS encoding EAL and HDOD domain-containing protein: MSVFVARQAIFNRKQNVVAYELLFRNSPKNFFPDIEEGHATARLIMENQLNLGTRHITSGKTALINIGPESLKLDLCAFLPCKDVVIELLETIEPTDDNYQLCRALFHNNYKLALDDFVYKPQWERFLKFVKLVKFDIAQTPLSEITSVVAKLKQYKKIKILAEKIETQADYQQAHKMGFDYFQGYFFAKPTMHAQKDIDYNYALVIAIYAQVMKPSPDVKQITTLFEADAALAYKLMRLLNSGVFPIQSKIHSIKQALVYLGHERLKKFVSLIVTAHTTGKKPAELMQVCVVRARFCELLAKHVSKPLAGEAFLTGLFSLLDAILDQPMSLLVEKLPFPDDIKAALLNEKNQLYYILNVVKAYETGSWWALEQAVVLLNIDSKILPGIYKQAVDWADNYKNNI; this comes from the coding sequence GTGTCTGTATTTGTTGCAAGGCAAGCAATATTTAATCGTAAACAAAATGTAGTTGCTTATGAACTATTATTTCGTAATAGTCCGAAAAACTTTTTTCCTGATATAGAAGAAGGTCATGCAACTGCACGCCTAATTATGGAGAATCAGCTTAATTTAGGCACTCGCCACATTACTTCTGGTAAAACTGCGCTAATAAATATAGGACCAGAGTCACTAAAACTCGACTTATGTGCTTTTTTACCTTGTAAAGATGTAGTCATAGAACTACTCGAAACCATTGAACCAACAGACGATAATTACCAACTTTGCCGAGCGCTTTTTCATAACAATTATAAGCTCGCGCTTGATGACTTTGTATATAAACCACAATGGGAACGTTTTTTAAAGTTTGTAAAGCTGGTTAAGTTTGATATTGCACAAACCCCCTTGAGCGAGATCACCTCGGTAGTTGCAAAATTAAAGCAGTATAAAAAAATAAAAATACTGGCAGAGAAAATAGAAACCCAAGCTGATTATCAACAAGCGCATAAAATGGGCTTTGACTATTTTCAGGGCTACTTTTTTGCAAAACCGACTATGCATGCACAAAAGGATATTGATTATAACTACGCATTAGTTATCGCTATTTATGCGCAGGTAATGAAGCCAAGCCCGGATGTAAAGCAAATTACTACCTTATTTGAAGCCGATGCAGCGCTTGCTTATAAACTGATGCGTTTACTAAATAGCGGCGTGTTTCCTATTCAAAGCAAAATTCATTCTATTAAACAGGCATTGGTATACTTAGGTCATGAGCGCCTTAAAAAGTTTGTTAGTTTAATTGTTACTGCCCACACTACGGGGAAAAAGCCGGCAGAGTTGATGCAAGTGTGTGTAGTAAGAGCGCGGTTTTGTGAGTTATTAGCTAAGCATGTGTCTAAACCGCTTGCGGGAGAAGCATTTTTAACTGGCTTGTTCTCACTATTAGATGCAATACTTGATCAACCAATGAGTTTATTAGTTGAAAAGCTACCTTTTCCTGACGACATTAAAGCTGCACTATTAAACGAAAAAAACCAACTTTACTACATCTTAAACGTTGTTAAAGCATACGAAACAGGAAGCTGGTGGGCGCTTGAGCAAGCGGTAGTACTATTAAATATAGATAGTAAAATTTTACCGGGCATATACAAGCAAGCCGTCGATTGGGCCGACAACTACAAAAATAACATTTAA
- a CDS encoding MetJ regulator of methionine regulon: MHNLKLIILMTGCVFILFGYLCFITDEKGNVNLNNYRFTGGLLLVVSGMIDGTQDLINRLRSKNSLSAIAIYLGILLFYIGFSI, encoded by the coding sequence GTGCATAATTTAAAATTAATAATATTAATGACGGGCTGTGTTTTTATACTTTTTGGCTATTTATGTTTTATAACCGACGAAAAAGGTAACGTAAACTTAAATAACTATCGATTTACAGGGGGCTTATTGCTGGTAGTTTCCGGCATGATTGATGGCACCCAAGACTTAATTAACCGCCTACGTTCTAAAAACTCATTATCGGCGATTGCTATTTATTTAGGTATACTCTTATTTTATATTGGCTTTAGCATTTAA
- a CDS encoding LysR family transcriptional regulator produces MKLNQLQILDAIVQSASLSGAALKLHKTQPALTLAIKNLEAKIGFELLDRTKYRLQLTEKGRVFHREAQQLLHANDELAQLAKELALGNEPQFRICYEQICQKQSYNEIISNTFRLFKRTEFNLTSGKRFVSLEQVNSGQVELGIGPWFDLFHATGHLESLPIGKLNIGIIAAANTFPKNITFSELQNYPCLAMFESDLSIDSDKLSYSKGSALMKIDDVTNLKSFLLQGAGWAMMNIDYCAPEIEAGLLQQIHINDREDEFGIEVRAFRRDAIHHGPVARSIWDQFKVLSEAYLNERGY; encoded by the coding sequence ATGAAGCTGAATCAATTACAAATTTTAGATGCCATTGTACAAAGTGCAAGTTTAAGTGGCGCGGCGCTTAAATTACATAAAACTCAACCAGCGCTTACGCTTGCCATAAAAAACCTTGAAGCAAAAATAGGTTTTGAGTTACTAGATAGAACCAAGTACCGATTACAGTTAACTGAAAAGGGGCGCGTTTTTCATCGCGAAGCACAGCAACTTTTACACGCTAACGATGAATTAGCGCAACTTGCCAAAGAGCTCGCTTTAGGTAACGAGCCGCAATTTAGAATATGCTACGAGCAAATTTGCCAAAAGCAAAGTTACAACGAGATCATAAGTAATACTTTTAGGTTGTTTAAACGTACAGAATTTAATTTAACCAGTGGCAAACGCTTTGTTTCTTTAGAGCAAGTAAATAGCGGTCAAGTAGAGCTAGGCATTGGCCCGTGGTTTGATTTATTCCATGCAACAGGGCACTTAGAAAGCCTGCCAATAGGTAAACTTAATATTGGTATAATTGCAGCGGCCAATACGTTTCCAAAAAATATCACCTTTAGCGAGTTACAAAATTACCCCTGTTTGGCCATGTTTGAAAGCGACTTAAGTATAGACAGCGATAAGCTTTCATATTCCAAAGGCTCAGCCTTAATGAAAATAGATGACGTAACCAATTTAAAATCGTTTTTATTACAAGGCGCAGGCTGGGCAATGATGAATATAGATTACTGCGCGCCGGAAATAGAAGCTGGGCTTTTACAGCAAATACATATAAACGACAGAGAAGATGAGTTTGGTATAGAAGTTCGCGCATTCAGGCGAGATGCAATTCATCACGGGCCCGTTGCCCGCTCAATTTGGGATCAGTTTAAAGTACTCAGTGAGGCGTATTTAAATGAACGAGGATATTAA
- the rluF gene encoding 23S rRNA pseudouridine(2604) synthase RluF, translating to MTELKRLNKFISETGFCSRREADKYIEQGRVTVNGNVPEMGVKVADIDIVLVDGNPLREKPKRVYIAYNKPVGITCTTESKIQSNIVKAVNYPTRIFPIGRLDRPSEGLIFLTNEGDIVNKILRAGNNHEKEYVVTVDKPLNRQFVTKMANGIPILDTVTKKCKVTQTAPQEFKIVLTQGLNRQIRRMCEYLGYEVVTLKRTRIMNVTLKGLKVGQWRHLTDVEMAQINDSIADSGKTQEHSVDNNKQNSTGNNNKGEPKKRDFQGENPRAFNNERGTRTQRSNSPFQKRSTTYVGKGGVGKNTQGDGKNSSNKKPANRKAGTLSLKK from the coding sequence ATGACCGAATTAAAACGTTTAAATAAATTTATTAGTGAAACTGGGTTTTGCTCTCGCCGAGAAGCCGATAAATATATTGAGCAAGGTCGTGTAACGGTTAACGGTAATGTGCCAGAAATGGGCGTTAAAGTAGCAGATATTGATATCGTTTTGGTTGATGGTAATCCGCTTCGTGAAAAGCCAAAGCGTGTATACATAGCTTATAACAAACCAGTTGGTATTACGTGCACAACCGAAAGTAAAATTCAAAGTAACATAGTTAAAGCCGTTAACTACCCAACTCGTATTTTCCCTATTGGGCGATTAGATAGACCATCAGAAGGGCTAATCTTTTTAACCAACGAAGGGGATATCGTAAATAAAATTTTGCGCGCTGGTAATAATCACGAAAAAGAATACGTAGTCACGGTAGATAAACCACTAAATCGCCAGTTTGTAACCAAAATGGCAAACGGCATCCCTATTTTAGATACTGTTACTAAAAAGTGTAAAGTTACTCAAACTGCTCCGCAAGAATTTAAAATTGTCCTTACTCAGGGTTTAAACCGCCAAATTCGCCGTATGTGCGAATACTTAGGCTATGAAGTTGTTACATTAAAACGTACACGCATTATGAACGTGACGCTAAAGGGCTTAAAAGTAGGGCAGTGGCGACATTTAACCGATGTAGAAATGGCGCAAATTAACGACTCGATAGCCGATTCGGGTAAAACACAAGAGCACTCGGTTGATAACAATAAGCAAAATAGCACCGGTAATAACAATAAAGGCGAGCCTAAAAAGCGTGATTTTCAGGGCGAAAACCCACGTGCATTTAATAATGAACGAGGCACACGCACGCAAAGAAGTAACTCACCCTTTCAAAAACGATCAACTACTTATGTTGGTAAAGGCGGAGTAGGTAAAAATACGCAAGGCGATGGTAAAAACTCAAGTAATAAAAAGCCAGCAAATCGTAAAGCTGGCACGTTAAGTTTAAAAAAGTAG